In the Vitis vinifera cultivar Pinot Noir 40024 chromosome 2, ASM3070453v1 genome, one interval contains:
- the LOC100253940 gene encoding homeobox-leucine zipper protein ROC3, translating to MYGDCQVLTSMGGNVVSSDSLFSSPIRNPNFNFMSSMGGPFHAFSSIIPKEESGLLRGKDEMESGSGSEHIEGVSGNEQENEQQPKKKRYHRHTARQIQEMEALFKECPHPDDKQRMKLSQELGLKPRQVKFWFQNRRTQMKAQQDRSDNVILRAENENLKNENYRLQAALRSVICPNCGGPAMLGEIAFDEQQLRIENARLKEELDRVCCLASRYGGRAIQAIGPPPPLLAPSLDLDMSIYARNFPEPMANCTDMIPVPLMPESSHFPEGGLVLEEEKSLALELAISSVDELVKMCQLGEPLWIRSNENGKEVINVEEYGRMFPWPMNLKQHPGEFRTEATRDSAVVIMNSINLVDAFLDAMKWMELFPSIISRAKTVQVLSGVSGHANGSLHLMYAELQVLSPLVPTRETHFLRYCQQNVDEGTWAIVDFPIDSFNDNLQPSVPRYRRRPSGCIIQDMPNGYSRVTWVEHADVEEKPVHHIFHHFVNSGMAFGATRWLAVLQRQCERVASLMARNISDLGVIPSPEARKNLMNLAQRMIRTFSVNISTSSGQSWTALSDSSDDTVRITTRKITEPGQPNGVILSAVSTTWLPHPHYHVFDLLRDERRRAQLDVLSNGNSLHEVAHIANGSHPGNCISLLRINVASNSSQNVELMLQESCTDQSGSHVVYTTIDVDAIQLAMSGEDPSCIPLLPMGFAIVPVVPNNDCNIMTTTDDNPMPPSGDGNGHNSGCLLTVGLQVLASTIPTAKLNLSSVTAINNHLCNTVHQINAALSSICPDNSSSMVGSSTEPAAPPKQ from the exons ATGTACGGAGACTGCCAAGTTCTGACATCAATGGGAGGCAACGTAGTCTCTTCAGATTCCCTCTTTTCTTCGCCGATCCGAAACCCTAACTTCAACTTCATGTCATCCATGGGTGGCCCTTTCCATGCCTTCTCATCCATCATTCCC AAGGAAGAGAGTGGGCTTTTGAGAGGGAAAGATGAGATGGAGAGTGGGTCTGGAAGTGAGCATATCGAAGGAGTGTCAGGCAACGAGCAAGAGAACGAACAACAACCCAAGAAAAAACGCTACCACAGACACACTGCTCGCCAGATCCAAGAAATGGAAGC TTTATTCAAGGAATGCCCACACCCAGATGACAAGCAGAGGATGAAACTCAGCCAAGAACTTGGCCTCAAACCACGCCAAGTCaagttttggttccaaaaccggCGAACCCAGATGAAG gcCCAACAAGACCGTTCTGATAATGTGATACTAAGAGCCGAGAATGAGAACTTGAAGAATGAGAATTACCGGCTGCAAGCGGCCCTCCGAAGTGTTATCTGTCCTAACTGTGGTGGTCCAGCAATGCTGGGGGAGATCGCCTTTGATGAACAACAACTTCGCATCGAAAATGCTCGGCTTAAAGAAGAG TTGGATCGTGTTTGTTGCCTTGCTTCACGCTATGGTGGCCGGGCGATCCAAGCAATAGGACCGCCCCCTCCACTGCTTGCGCCTTCCTTGGATCTGGATATGAGTATCTATGCCAGGAATTTCCCAGAGCCTATGGCTAATTGCACCGACATGATTCCAGTGCCTTTAATGCCAGAAAGCTCTCACTTTCCAGAAGGCGGTCTCGTATTAGAGGAGGAAAAGTCTCTTGCGCTTGAACTTGCCATATCATCTGTTGATGAGCTTGTGAAGATGTGCCAGCTTGGGGAGCCTCTTTGGATCCGAAGCAATGAAAATGGGAAGGAAGTAATTAATGTTGAAGAGTATGGAAGAATGTTCCCATGGCCGATGAACCTCAAGCAGCACCCAGGTGAATTCAGGACAGAAGCTACCCGTGACAGCGCCGTAGTTATAATGAATAGCATCAATTTGGTAGATGCCTTCTTAGATGCT ATGAAATGGATGGAGCTGTTTCCTTCCATTATTTCTAGAGCAAAAACTGTTCAAGTTCTTTCAGGCGTTTCTGGTCATGCAAATGGTTCCCTTCATCTG ATGTATGCAGAATTGCAAGTTCTCTCACCTTTGGTTCCAACGCGTGAGACACATTTCCTTCGTTACTGCCAACAAAATGTCGATGAGGGAACTTGGGCAATTGTTGATTTTCCCATTGATAGCTTCAATGACAATCTCCAACCTTCCGTGCCTAGATACAGGAGACGACCCTCTGGCTGCATTATTCAAGATATGCCAAATGGATACTCGAGG GTAACATGGGTAGAACATGCTGACGTAGAGGAAAAACCTGTCCATCATATATTTCATCACTTTGTCAACAGCGGGATGGCATTTGGAGCTACACGCTGGCTTGCAGTCTTACAGCGACAATGCGAGAGGGTTGCAAGCCTCATGGCCAGAAATATATCAGACCTAGGAG TGATACCTTCTCCTGAGGCTCGGAAGAACCTGATGAATTTAGCACAAAGAATGATAAGAACATTCTCGGTTAACATCAGCACTTCCAGTGGTCAGTCTTGGACGGCTCTTTCTGATTCCTCTGATGACACTGTTAGGATAACCACAAGGAAAATCACTGAGCCTGGGCAACCCAATGGGGTTATCCTAAGTGCTGTATCCACTACTTGGCTGCCACATCCTCACTACCATGTTTTTGATCTCTTGAGAGATGAACGTAGGAGAGCTCAG CTTGATGTTCTTTCCAATGGGAATTCCTTACATGAAGTGGCACACATTGCCAATGGCTCTCATCCAGGAAACTGCATTTCTCTTCTTCGCATCAAT GTGGCCAGCAATTCATCACAGAACGTAGAGCTCATGCTGCAAGAGAGCTGCACCGACCAGTCCGGCAGCCACGTGGTTTACACCACCATTGACGTGGATGCTATTCAGCTAGCCATGAGCGGTGAGGACCCCTCCTGCATTCCCCTGCTCCCAATGGGGTTTGCCATAGTCCCAGTGGTACCTAACAATGACTGCAACATCATGACCACCACCGACGACAACCCGATGCCGCCTTCAGGAGACGGAAATGGACACAACTCAGGCTGTCTGCTCACTGTAGGTCTACAAGTTCTGGCCAGCACAATCCCAACTGCAAAGCTCAACCTGTCGAGCGTCACGGCCATCAACAACCATTTATGCAACACAGTACATCAAATCAATGCTGCACTTAGCAGCATCTGCCCTGATAATAGCAGTAGCATGGTCGGCTCTTCCACAGAGCCAGCTGCTCCACCAAAGCAGTAG
- the LOC100264252 gene encoding plastoglobulin-1, chloroplastic, which yields MAMLLTSHASLFFKNPKTLRLSSIPTQSPSLSFAKVSTQNPLFSSIRLYAASPDNPDSSSIKPPSASDGDASDSEASDQDIQHDAAPAGVADEWGEKAEPELEPEPEPEDSYTKLSGADPPRDEDEWGGDGDAKDAYIKSGNGIATAAAAEVDEVGDLKRCLVDTVYGTNFGFEATAEVRAEVVELVNQLEAVNPTPAPTEAAELLDGNWVLLYTAASELLPLLAAGSTPLLKVKSICQSIETSSRTIVNSTTLSSPFATFSFSASATFEVRSPSRIQVQFKEGTLQPPEIKSSLNLPENVDVFGQKINLSAVQQYLNPLQEAVASISRAISGQPPLKVPIPGERSSSWLLITYLDKDIRISRGDGGLFVLAREGSPLLDLY from the exons ATGGCGATGCTACTCACCTCACACGCTTCTCTATTCTTTAAGAACCCTAAAACCCTTCGATTATCTTCAATCCCCACCCAAAGCCCTTCTCTCTCATTCGCCAAAGTCTCCACCCAAAACCCTCTTTTCTCCTCCATTCGCCTCTATGCCGCATCCCCCGACAACCCTGACTCTTCCTCCATCAAACCACCGTCGGCCAGCGACGGTGATGCATCGGATTCCGAGGCGTCTGATCAAGACATTCAACATGATGCTGCTCCTGCTGGTGTCGCCGACGAATGGGGTGAGAAGGCGGAGCCGGAGCTGGAGCCGGAGCCGGAGCCGGAGGATTCGTACACGAAGCTCTCCGGCGCCGACCCACCCAGAGACGAGGATGAGTGGGGTGGAGATGGGGATGCGAAGGACGCGTACATCAAGTCGGGCAATGGGATAGCAACCGCAGCGGCGGCGGAGGTGGATGAGGTTGGGGATTTGAAGAGATGTTTGGTGGACACGGTGTACGGAACGAATTTCGGGTTTGAGGCTACCGCAGAGGTGAGGGCGGAGGTTGTGGAGTTGGTGAACCAGTTGGAGGCGGTAAATCCGACTCCGGCTCCAACGGAGGCGGCGGAGCTTCTCGACGGCAACTGGGTTTTGTT GTACACAGCAGCTTCTGAGCTATTGCCTCTTCTGGCAGCAGGTTCTACTCCTTTGTTGAAGGTTAAAAGTATATGCCAATCAATTGAAACCAGCAGCCGCACCATCGTCAACTCCACCACTTTGTCAAGCCCCTTTGCCACCTTCTCCTTCAGTGCATCGGCCACGTTTGAAGTTCGAAGTCCTTCAAGAATACAG GTCCAATTTAAGGAAGGAACCCTGCAGCCTCCAGAGATAAAGTCAAGCCTTAATCTTCCAGAAAATGTGGATGTCTTCGGGCAGAAAATCAATTTGTCAGCTGTGCAGCAGTATCTTAATCCACTTCAGGAGGCAGTGGCAAGCATCTCACGAGCCATTTCTGGGCAGCCACCTCTGAAGGTTCCGATCCCAGGCGAAAGAAGCTCCTCATGGCTTCTCATCACCTACCTTGACAAGGATATTAGGATCTCAAGGGGGGACGGTGGTCTTTTTGTGCTTGCTAGAGAAGGTAGTCCTCTCCTAGATCTCTACTAG
- the LOC100241974 gene encoding probable calcium-binding protein CML18: MSVDEPVKLDDEQIAELREIFRSFDRNNDGSLTQLELGSLLRSLGLKPTPEQLDALSQKADKNSNGLIEFSEFVSLVAPDLLPAKSPYTEEQLRQLFRMFDRDGNGYITAAELAHSMAKLGHALTAEELTGMIKEADTDGDGRINFEEFSQAITSAAFDNSWA, translated from the coding sequence ATGAGCGTGGATGAACCGGTGAAGCTGGACGATGAGCAGATAGCGGAGCTACGAGAAATATTTCGATCATTCGATAGAAACAATGACGGAAGCCTAACGCAGCTGGAGCTGGGATCTTTGTTAAGATCATTAGGTCTGAAACCAACTCCAGAGCAGCTGGACGCCCTAAGTCAGAAAGCAGACAAGAACAGTAATGGCCTAATTGAGTTCTCAGAGTTCGTCTCACTTGTGGCGCCGGACCTTCTTCCAGCCAAGTCGCCATACACAGAGGAGCAGCTGAGACAGCTGTTTCGGATGTTTGATAGAGATGGCAATGGCTACATTACAGCAGCGGAGCTGGCGCACTCAATGGCCAAGCTTGGCCATGCACTCACTGCAGAAGAGCTGACAGGGATGATCAAAGAGGCAGACACTGACGGCGATGGGCGGATTAACTTTGAGGAGTTCTCTCAGGCGATAACCTCTGCAGCTTTTGATAATTCATGGGCCTAG